From the Hevea brasiliensis isolate MT/VB/25A 57/8 chromosome 15, ASM3005281v1, whole genome shotgun sequence genome, one window contains:
- the LOC110638556 gene encoding GATA transcription factor 29 yields MDSERFQGAAEGRSKTGIYNRDDAGKMVDLTLKLGLPNEHKNDDHLANFNFSGPYTPLQGSSNNHGMIGAGGQVGVFHYGLANGGGNAAMANIGSSIPNVGQNFINASQISAWPLPEAEIGNSSRGSIMGISDYPNFNPRPSLSLMNGYIVLDSPSRKVNGDGDESGNSSRRKEVPRRQRYGSSVDPSKRCTNYNCNTNNTPMWRKGPLGPKTLCNACGIKYRKEGEKRRAKEAAKDSNA; encoded by the exons ATGGATTCTGAAAGGTTCCAAGGAGCAGCAGAAGGTAGATCAAAAACTGGCATTTACAATCGCGATGATGCAGGAAAAATGGTGGACCTGACCCTCAAACTAGGGTTACCAAATGAACATAAAAATGATGATCATCTTGCCAACTTTAACTTCAGTGGCCCCTACACTCCTCTTCAG GGATCATCAAACAACCACGGGATGATTGGGGCAGGTGGCCAAGTTGGTGTGTTTCATTATGGGCTGgctaatggaggaggaaatgccg CAATGGCAAACATAGGATCAAGCATCCCTAACGTTGGGCAAAACTTCATTAATGCAAGCCAAATAAGTGCATGGCCCTTACCCGAGGCAGAGATAGGAAATTCTTCTAGAGGATCAATAATGGGAATTTCTGATTACCCTAACTTCAATCCAAGGCCTAGCTTGAGCCTTATGAATGGCTACATAGTCCTGGATAGCCCTTCAAGGAAGGTGAATGGTGATGGAGATGAGAGTGGAAACTCTTCTAGGAGGAAAGAGGTCCCAAGACGACAACGCTATGGAAGCAGTGTTGATCCTAGCAAGAGGTGCACCAACTACAACTGCAATACTAATAACACTCCGATGTGGCGCAAAGGTCCCCTCGGCCCCAAG ACATTGTGTAATGCTTGTGGAATAAAGTATAGAAAAGAAGGGGAGAAAAGAAGAGCCAAGGAAGCAGCCAAAGATTCGAATGCTTAA
- the LOC110638358 gene encoding delta(12)-acyl-lipid-desaturase-like: MGGGSRMSAPIVSKKSDESKPAESLKRVPQTKPPFTLAQLKKAVPSHCFQRSLLRSFSYVIFDISLSIIFLSVAISCFHLLPSPLTYFAWPLYWSLQGCILTGVWVIAHECGHHAFSDYQWVDDTVGFILHSALLVPYFSWKISHRRHHSNTGSLERDEVFVPKPKSRVPWYSKYLNNPLGRGLTLAATLLIGWPLYLAFNVSGRPYDRFACHYDPYGPIYSDRERLQIFISDIGIFAASYVLYQIVMAKGLAWLICIYGVPLLIVNAFLVTITYLQHTHPALPHYNSSEWDWMRGALSTVDRDYGVLNKIFHNITDTHVVHHLFSTMPHYNAMEATKAIKHILGEYYQFDATPIYKALWREAKECLYVEPDDGAPNQGVFWYRNKF; the protein is encoded by the coding sequence ATGGGAGGTGGTAGTCGGATGTCTGCTCCTATCGTCAGCAAGAAATCCGATGAAAGCAAGCCGGCTGAGAGCCTTAAACGAGTACCCCAAACAAAACCTCCATTCACCCTTGCCCAACTTAAGAAAGCCGTCCCTTCCCATTGCTTTCAACGCTCGCTTCTTCGCTCTTTCTCCTATGTTATCTTCGACATCTCTTTAAGCATTATCTTTTTATCGGTTGCCATCTCCTGCTTCCATCTCCTCCCTTCCCCTCTCACCTACTTCGCATGGCCGCTCTACTGGTCTCTCCAAGGTTGCATTCTCACCGGTGTTTGGGTCATTGCCCATGAATGCGGTCACCACGCTTTTAGTGACTATCAGTGGGTGGATGACACTGTTGGCTTCATTCTTCATTCTGCACTTCTAGTTCCATATTTTTCCTGGAAAATCAGCCATCGCCGCCATCACTCTAACACAGGGTCACTTGAACGTGATGAGGTGTTTGTTCCTAAACCCAAGTCCAGAGTTCCATGGTATTCCAAGTATCTGAATAACCCACTAGGCCGAGGTTTGACACTTGCAGCCACGCTTCTCATTGGGTGGCCTTTATACTTAGCCTTCAATGTCTCAGGAAGACCATATGATCGCTTTGCTTGTCACTATGATCCCTATGGTCCTATTTATTCTGACAGGGAAAGGCTTCAGATATTCATTTCCGATATTGGGATTTTCGCTGCAAGTTACGTTCTCTATCAGATTGTCATGGCAAAAGGTCTGGCTTGGTTGATATGTATTTATGGGGTTCCATTGCTTATCGTCAATGCTTTCCTTGTGACCATCACATACTTGCAGCACACTCACCCTGCACTTCCACACTATAACTCCTCTGAATGGGACTGGATGAGGGGGGCTTTGTCGACTGTGGATCGTGACTACGGGGTACTGAACAAGATTTTCCATAATATTACAGACACCCACGTAGTTCACCATCTCTTCTCCACAATGCCACATTATAATGCAATGGAGGCTACCAAAGCAATCAAGCATATATTGGGTGAGTATTACCAGTTTGATGCTACTCCAATTTACAAAGCATTATGGAGGGAGGCAAAGGAGTGTCTGTATGTTGAGCCGGACGATGGAGCCCCCAACCAAGGTGTTTTCTGGTATCGGAACaagttttga
- the LOC110638274 gene encoding zinc finger CCCH domain-containing protein 14 isoform X2 translates to MEYGGGRKRGRAEAALNGNGGPKKTKQEMESFPTGIGSKSKPCTKFFSTSGCPFGEGCHFLHYVPGGFKAVSQMLHLGGNPPIPPASRNAGVPPSFPDGASPLAVKTRLCNKYNTAEGCKFGDKCHFAHGEWELGKPPGPSFEDPRSIGPISGRMGRQMEPPHQGFGAASSFGASATAKISIDASLAGAIIGKNGVNSKQICRLTGAKLSIREHETDPNLRNIELEGTFDQINQASAMVRELIGNVSQASGAPMKNPVIHSGPTNNFKTKLCENFAKGSCTFGDRCHFAHGTEELRKPGM, encoded by the exons ATGGAGTACGGCGGCGGTCGCAAGAGAGGCAGGGCCGAGGCTGCTCTGAATGGCAATGGCGGTCCCAAGAAAACCAAGCaag AAATGGAGTCCTTTCCAACTGGTATAGGAAGCAAATCGAAGCCATGCACAAAGTTTTTCAG TACTTCTGGGTGCCCATTTGGTGAGGGATGTCATTTCTTGCATTATGTTCCTGGTGGATTCAAAGCTGTGTCTCAGATGCTTCACCTTGGTGGCAACCCGCCTATTCCACCAGCATCTAGAAATGCAGGAGTCCCACCATCTTTTCCAGATGGCGCATCTCCTTTAGCAGTGAAGACCCGTTTGTGCAATAAATACAATACAGCTGAAGGTTGTAAGTTTGGGGATAAATGCCACTTTGCGCATGGTGAGTGGGAGCTTGGGAAACCTCCTGGTCCATCCTTTGAAGATCCTCGTTCAATTGGTCCAATTTCAGGTAGGATGGGCCGTCAAATGGAGCCTCCTCACCAAGGTTTTGGTGCTGCTTCCAGCTTTGGGGCCTCTGCCACTGCTAAGATCAGTATCGATGCTTCACTTGCTGGAGCCATCATTGGGAAAAATGGTGTAAACTCGAAGCAAATCTGTCGTCTTACAGGGGCCAAACTTTCAATAAGGGAGCATGAGACTGACCCCAACTTAAGGAATATTGAGTTAGAGGGTACATTTGATCAAATCAATCAAGCAAGCGCCATGGTTCGTGAGCTCATTGGGAATGTCAGTCAAGCTTCTGGTGCTCCAATGAAGAACCCTGTTATACATTCTGGTCCAACAAACAACTTCAAAACTAAGCTTTGTGAGAATTTTGCTAAAGGATCTTGCACTTTTGGGGATAGGTGCCACTTTGCACATGGAACTGAGGAATTGCGCAAGCCAGGGATGTGA
- the LOC110638274 gene encoding zinc finger CCCH domain-containing protein 14 isoform X1 has protein sequence MQKKFDIHQLHLNLIFNSASFFISVSHQSPPSPALFFSFSFSLFETLARYSLPCSYWWISNCNGVRRRSQERQGRGCSEWQWRSQENQASTSGCPFGEGCHFLHYVPGGFKAVSQMLHLGGNPPIPPASRNAGVPPSFPDGASPLAVKTRLCNKYNTAEGCKFGDKCHFAHGEWELGKPPGPSFEDPRSIGPISGRMGRQMEPPHQGFGAASSFGASATAKISIDASLAGAIIGKNGVNSKQICRLTGAKLSIREHETDPNLRNIELEGTFDQINQASAMVRELIGNVSQASGAPMKNPVIHSGPTNNFKTKLCENFAKGSCTFGDRCHFAHGTEELRKPGM, from the exons ATGCAAAAAAAATTTGATATACATCAATTACATTTAAACCTAATTTTTAATTCCGCTTCTTTTTTCATTTCCGTTTCTCATCAGTCACCCCCCAGCCCCgctctcttcttttccttctctttctctctcttcgaaaCCCTAGCTCGCTATTCTCTTCCTTGCTCTTACTGGTGGATCTCAAATTGCAATGGAGTACGGCGGCGGTCGCAAGAGAGGCAGGGCCGAGGCTGCTCTGAATGGCAATGGCGGTCCCAAGAAAACCAAGCaag TACTTCTGGGTGCCCATTTGGTGAGGGATGTCATTTCTTGCATTATGTTCCTGGTGGATTCAAAGCTGTGTCTCAGATGCTTCACCTTGGTGGCAACCCGCCTATTCCACCAGCATCTAGAAATGCAGGAGTCCCACCATCTTTTCCAGATGGCGCATCTCCTTTAGCAGTGAAGACCCGTTTGTGCAATAAATACAATACAGCTGAAGGTTGTAAGTTTGGGGATAAATGCCACTTTGCGCATGGTGAGTGGGAGCTTGGGAAACCTCCTGGTCCATCCTTTGAAGATCCTCGTTCAATTGGTCCAATTTCAGGTAGGATGGGCCGTCAAATGGAGCCTCCTCACCAAGGTTTTGGTGCTGCTTCCAGCTTTGGGGCCTCTGCCACTGCTAAGATCAGTATCGATGCTTCACTTGCTGGAGCCATCATTGGGAAAAATGGTGTAAACTCGAAGCAAATCTGTCGTCTTACAGGGGCCAAACTTTCAATAAGGGAGCATGAGACTGACCCCAACTTAAGGAATATTGAGTTAGAGGGTACATTTGATCAAATCAATCAAGCAAGCGCCATGGTTCGTGAGCTCATTGGGAATGTCAGTCAAGCTTCTGGTGCTCCAATGAAGAACCCTGTTATACATTCTGGTCCAACAAACAACTTCAAAACTAAGCTTTGTGAGAATTTTGCTAAAGGATCTTGCACTTTTGGGGATAGGTGCCACTTTGCACATGGAACTGAGGAATTGCGCAAGCCAGGGATGTGA